From one Brachypodium distachyon strain Bd21 chromosome 4, Brachypodium_distachyon_v3.0, whole genome shotgun sequence genomic stretch:
- the LOC100840557 gene encoding ribulose bisphosphate carboxylase small chain, chloroplastic, with the protein MAPTVMASSATSVAPFQGLKSTAGLPVASRRSSNSLGSVSNGGRIRCMQVWPIEGIKKFETLSYLPPLSVESLLKQIEYLIRSKWVPCLEFSKVGFVFREHNSSPGYYDGRYWTMWKLPMFGCTDATQVLKELEEVKKEYPDAYVRIIGFDNTRQVQCISFIAFKPPGCEESGKA; encoded by the exons ATGGCACCCACCGTGATGGCTTCCTCCGCCACCTCCGTGGCTCCTTTCCAGGGGCTCAAGTCCACCGCCGGCCTCCCCGTCGccagccgccgctcctccaACAGCCTCGGCAGCGTCAGCAACGGTGGAAGGATCAGGTGCATGCAG GTGTGGCCGATCGAGGGCATCAAGAAGTTCGAGACCCTCTCGTACCTGCCCCCTCTCTCCGTGGAGTCTCTCCTGAAGCAGATCGAGTACCTGATCCGCTCCAAGTGGGTTCCTTGCCTGGAGTTCAGCAAGGTCGGCTTCGTCTTCCGCGAGCACAACAGCTCCCCTGGGTACTATGATGGCAGGTACTGGACAATGTGGAAGCTGCCCATGTTCGGGTGCACCGACGCCACACAGGTGCTcaaggagctggaggaggtcAAGAAGGAGTACCCGGACGCCTATGTCCGCATCATCGGCTTCGACAACACCCGGCAGGTGCAGTGCATCAGCTTCATCGCCTTCAAGCCTCCAGGCTGCGAGGAGTCCGGCAAGGCCTAA